A single region of the Gracilibacillus caseinilyticus genome encodes:
- a CDS encoding flagellar hook-associated protein 2 yields MAYSVNTSNRLTGFASGIDTESMVKELMAAERIPLDNMTQDLTWKTWQRDAYREMNTLLSELDNQLLNMKLQKTYSSKATSSTDSSAVTATATAGATSSSYSIQVDQLATSAINVSANSISGSTKIDPNGKLSEQDFAGNNITADGSFDVSYFNEAGEEVTKTISYTADDSLNSVLKKIGSETGNELRATYDTQSDKIVIERTKTGDFNTAGNEIGISGDFFSSTMQMTGTESGGTDAVFKYNGVEFTSKQNSYKLNDVTFNFTNVTTNPVTVTVTDDVDAAYENIKGFVDKYNEIIEKVNSRLNEDRYRNYDPLTDEQKDEMSESEIELWQEKSQSGLLKNDSLLENGLWSMRRDMYSTVETNGSYNHLTAIGIDTSSDFSKNGKLEINEKKLKEALQEDPESVYKLFSNDVEGEGKGIINRLEDSIETTISNIEKRAGKTGATLETYTLGRQMDDMEDRISAFEDRLVNIEDRYWSQFTAMEKMISQMNSQASYLTQAFS; encoded by the coding sequence ATGGCTTATAGTGTAAATACCTCTAATCGACTAACTGGTTTTGCATCAGGTATTGATACCGAATCAATGGTCAAAGAATTAATGGCAGCTGAACGAATCCCATTAGATAATATGACGCAGGATTTAACATGGAAAACATGGCAACGTGATGCCTACCGTGAAATGAATACACTGCTGTCCGAATTAGATAATCAATTATTAAATATGAAGCTCCAAAAAACGTACAGTTCCAAAGCTACTTCGTCGACAGACTCTTCAGCAGTTACTGCAACAGCGACTGCCGGGGCGACTAGTAGTTCGTACTCTATCCAAGTAGATCAATTAGCAACTTCAGCGATTAACGTGAGTGCAAATTCGATTTCCGGCAGCACAAAAATCGATCCAAATGGAAAATTAAGCGAACAGGACTTTGCTGGTAATAATATAACCGCAGATGGTTCTTTTGACGTTTCCTATTTTAACGAGGCTGGAGAAGAAGTAACCAAAACTATTTCTTATACCGCTGATGATTCGTTAAATAGTGTGTTAAAAAAGATAGGATCAGAAACAGGAAATGAATTACGAGCAACTTATGATACACAAAGTGATAAAATCGTTATCGAAAGAACGAAGACAGGTGATTTTAATACTGCTGGAAATGAAATTGGTATTAGCGGAGACTTTTTTTCTAGTACAATGCAGATGACTGGAACAGAGTCAGGTGGAACCGATGCAGTCTTTAAATACAATGGTGTAGAATTTACATCGAAACAAAACTCTTATAAATTAAATGATGTCACGTTTAATTTCACCAATGTTACGACGAATCCTGTAACAGTAACGGTGACGGACGATGTTGATGCAGCATATGAGAATATTAAAGGGTTTGTAGACAAATACAATGAAATTATTGAAAAAGTGAATTCTCGTCTAAACGAAGATCGCTACCGTAATTATGATCCATTAACAGATGAGCAAAAAGATGAAATGTCTGAAAGCGAAATTGAACTGTGGCAAGAAAAATCTCAAAGTGGTTTATTGAAAAATGATTCTCTATTAGAAAATGGATTATGGTCGATGAGAAGAGATATGTATAGCACCGTCGAAACAAACGGATCCTATAATCATTTAACAGCAATTGGGATTGATACATCTTCTGACTTCTCAAAAAATGGAAAATTAGAAATTAATGAAAAAAAGCTAAAGGAAGCTCTTCAAGAGGACCCTGAATCAGTCTATAAATTATTTTCGAATGATGTGGAAGGTGAAGGAAAAGGGATTATTAACAGATTGGAAGATTCGATTGAAACGACGATTTCTAATATTGAAAAACGTGCAGGTAAAACAGGGGCTACGTTAGAAACTTATACACTTGGTCGCCAAATGGATGATATGGAAGATCGAATTTCAGCTTTTGAGGATCGTCTCGTAAATATTGAAGATCGATACTGGAGTCAATTTACTGCAATGGAAAAAATGATTTCACAAATGAATTCACAAGCGAGTTACTTAACGCAAGCATTTAGTTAA
- a CDS encoding DUF2334 domain-containing protein, with protein sequence MCYNNIIRIALLSTLLFILFCSAIYAEELTNHHVLVIYSSDSGEMDEHMRLLDLMIGHFTEDIVFTSVTEVEKADLTGKTHVFYYGQVHDRLPANIAPLITSFQGTVVALGLNSEQLGERFTFFEVNGTAEYNKIELTSNDDQSLSVYPRSVLVANPANGVEVLATVTNSSTEEYPLFLKNQDSYYFPSTALHDPLTIAFGEVLHDVFQEEHEAVHPAYLRLEDVSPDSDPAQLMAIAKELKERDIPYMIALISVFTDPKNNKTYHLYDFPELVKVLQYMQTNGASIVMHGYTHQFQEEAVSGEGFEFWDVKNDMPVYRKPGEEIKRENEFPSAEAYQAYLTNFENNYIQNRINLGVQELANNGLYPLAFEAPHYTISQNGYRNVAEHFSYYAGQVQLSDEDWKIMSTSPYVTNPSIFYGMQLLTETLGYVIPNSATAIDNIMIEAEKQQMVRDGAITAFYHPYLGVEQLRVLLDELTKIPNLEWIDLKHSDAKVEANNVTITAENGVIQKEIDYVKMYREHPALLTAKLKNMVHASLWAFVSIGVSAILLFSFYIFRVVHRRNSLRGRRYLRRVA encoded by the coding sequence ATGTGTTATAACAACATCATACGAATTGCTTTGTTATCAACCCTATTATTCATCCTGTTTTGTTCGGCTATTTACGCTGAAGAGTTGACCAATCACCACGTATTAGTAATCTATTCTTCAGATTCGGGAGAGATGGATGAACATATGCGTTTATTAGATTTAATGATTGGACATTTCACTGAAGATATCGTCTTTACATCCGTTACAGAAGTAGAAAAAGCAGATCTCACTGGCAAAACACATGTATTTTACTATGGACAAGTGCATGATCGATTACCAGCAAATATTGCACCACTTATCACAAGTTTCCAAGGTACAGTTGTTGCGCTAGGTCTGAATAGTGAGCAACTTGGCGAGCGATTTACCTTCTTTGAAGTAAATGGTACTGCCGAATATAACAAAATTGAATTAACCAGCAATGATGATCAATCGCTTTCGGTGTATCCTCGATCTGTGCTCGTTGCAAATCCAGCTAACGGTGTGGAGGTACTTGCAACCGTAACGAACAGTTCTACAGAGGAGTATCCCTTGTTTTTAAAAAATCAGGACAGTTATTATTTTCCCTCTACCGCCTTACACGATCCGCTTACCATTGCCTTTGGCGAGGTCCTACACGATGTTTTTCAAGAGGAACATGAAGCGGTGCATCCTGCCTATCTGCGTTTAGAGGATGTAAGCCCTGATTCTGATCCAGCGCAGCTTATGGCGATTGCAAAAGAATTAAAGGAGCGTGATATTCCTTATATGATCGCCTTAATTTCTGTTTTTACCGATCCGAAAAATAACAAAACATATCACCTGTACGATTTTCCTGAACTTGTGAAGGTACTGCAATACATGCAAACAAATGGTGCGAGTATTGTGATGCACGGTTATACGCACCAGTTTCAAGAAGAGGCAGTATCTGGTGAAGGCTTTGAGTTTTGGGATGTGAAAAATGATATGCCGGTATATCGTAAACCAGGTGAAGAGATTAAAAGGGAGAATGAGTTTCCATCTGCGGAAGCATATCAAGCTTACCTTACCAATTTTGAAAATAATTATATTCAGAATCGGATTAATCTCGGCGTACAGGAATTAGCAAACAACGGTCTCTACCCATTAGCATTCGAAGCACCTCACTACACGATATCGCAAAATGGCTACCGAAACGTTGCCGAGCATTTTTCGTATTATGCCGGGCAGGTGCAATTAAGTGATGAGGATTGGAAAATAATGAGTACCTCACCGTACGTGACTAATCCAAGCATTTTTTATGGGATGCAATTACTGACTGAGACACTTGGCTATGTTATACCAAATAGTGCCACTGCGATTGATAACATTATGATCGAAGCAGAGAAGCAGCAAATGGTACGTGACGGTGCAATCACTGCCTTTTATCACCCTTATTTAGGGGTTGAACAACTAAGGGTTTTACTGGATGAATTAACGAAAATTCCAAACTTGGAATGGATTGATTTAAAGCATTCAGATGCAAAGGTCGAAGCGAATAATGTCACAATTACAGCTGAGAACGGTGTGATTCAAAAAGAGATTGATTATGTAAAAATGTATCGCGAACATCCAGCATTGCTTACTGCCAAACTGAAAAACATGGTGCATGCTTCACTATGGGCGTTTGTCAGTATTGGTGTAAGTGCTATTCTGCTATTTTCGTTCTATATTTTCAGAGTAGTTCACCGGAGAAACAGTCTCAGAGGACGCCGGTACTTGCGTCGAGTTGCTTAA
- a CDS encoding NAD(P)/FAD-dependent oxidoreductase, giving the protein MKRVVIIGGGYGGMNALHQLMDNGIPSDVHISVIDRNPYHSLKTEFYAIAAGTKSDKEVRIDFPVHEQISYIYGEIVEIDTENERIRLQNNDNMVEYDYLVIGLGCEDNYHGIQGAMEYTESVQTIERARKASIKINNLPAYSQVSVVGAGLSGIEVASEIRESRPDLNIRLLDRGASVLSAFDEKVQSYVEDWFVKNDVHILHHSNVELVAEGLFYNNGEGIESDVIIWTAGVRPHYLVRSLPFEKDRHEKIIINEFYQVLSNPNVYVVGDCAASEYSPSAQLAGVQGEQIGDILADVLNGKAPSSPKDIKLKGKLGSLGKSDGFGSMYSQPVTGLLPRLAKSGVLWLSKRH; this is encoded by the coding sequence ATGAAAAGGGTAGTCATCATCGGTGGAGGCTACGGAGGAATGAACGCCTTACACCAGTTAATGGATAATGGTATACCAAGTGATGTACACATTTCAGTGATTGACCGGAATCCGTATCATTCTTTAAAAACAGAATTTTACGCGATTGCAGCCGGTACTAAATCAGATAAGGAAGTTCGTATTGACTTTCCAGTCCATGAGCAAATCTCATACATATACGGTGAAATCGTGGAAATCGATACCGAAAATGAGCGGATTCGTCTGCAAAATAATGACAATATGGTCGAATACGATTATTTAGTGATCGGGTTAGGCTGTGAAGACAACTATCATGGGATTCAGGGAGCGATGGAATATACCGAAAGTGTACAAACCATTGAGAGAGCCCGAAAAGCAAGCATTAAAATCAATAATTTGCCAGCATACAGTCAAGTATCTGTTGTCGGCGCTGGTCTCAGTGGTATTGAAGTAGCTTCGGAAATTAGAGAAAGCAGACCTGATTTAAATATCCGTTTATTAGACCGTGGTGCCTCGGTTTTATCTGCTTTTGACGAAAAGGTACAATCGTATGTAGAAGACTGGTTTGTCAAAAATGATGTGCATATTCTGCACCACAGTAATGTGGAATTAGTAGCTGAAGGCCTCTTTTATAATAACGGAGAAGGTATTGAGAGTGATGTCATCATCTGGACAGCCGGTGTACGTCCTCATTACTTGGTTCGCAGTCTGCCGTTTGAAAAAGACCGGCACGAAAAAATTATAATTAATGAGTTTTATCAAGTACTTTCGAATCCGAATGTATATGTAGTCGGTGACTGTGCAGCATCTGAGTACTCGCCAAGTGCACAGCTTGCAGGGGTGCAAGGAGAACAAATCGGCGACATTTTAGCAGATGTATTGAATGGCAAGGCACCAAGCTCACCAAAAGACATTAAACTAAAAGGAAAACTTGGTTCGCTCGGTAAGTCGGATGGATTCGGTAGCATGTACAGCCAGCCTGTCACAGGCCTTCTGCCTCGCCTAGCAAAATCAGGAGTACTTTGGCTTAGCAAACGACATTAA
- a CDS encoding DUF2334 domain-containing protein, translating to MRFAKVCLTLVVLALTYIIFHTPAVRAASTNVLVVYAAENGQMDQYQQLLELQLAHFTRDTAFIASSELTSTDLSNKTHLVYYGHVSEKVDPSTIKLIDDFSGPVLAIGHNAEQLAPFSWLDKESSSLLSLQQASITNNRDKSIEDQEISLFPVTTNTASETIVEVTDQQQFPLIIQQDKTMYVATNQLFSPVSNFFADALHDYFDVDHHDGTQVMLRLEDVNPKLDADKVREIFTYLNEKDIPYLVSVTPVYKNPESEEEIHLSENAKLVAVLQEMQQNGASIILHGYTDQYGFGTTGDGFEFWDKTNNHPVYFPSDSYETLQSKEDFTTPEAYQNYLTERKAFEEAYIREHIENGINELAANNLYPVAFEAPHYAMSQNGYNVVSEYFNTYIGQVQLSDQDWRMMTDVPAVSEPDFLYGMTLLPETIRYVRYDQTDSLQDMEALMNEVSVVRDGVISGFYHPFLGVNGLKKLVTALESKFGPDIGWFDLREHNFSVSIDGTAIISRDQYHTLIDNEETNRKNFFSFTNEWRWQSTLLQAEYYWAIAGLLIITFLLFLAFRRSKRYL from the coding sequence TTGCGTTTTGCCAAAGTTTGTCTGACTTTAGTAGTCCTTGCTCTTACATATATTATTTTCCACACGCCGGCTGTTCGTGCTGCTTCTACAAATGTATTAGTGGTGTACGCTGCAGAGAACGGTCAAATGGATCAATACCAGCAATTGTTAGAACTGCAACTGGCTCACTTCACTCGTGACACCGCGTTTATAGCCAGTTCAGAATTAACTTCTACTGATCTATCAAACAAAACCCACCTCGTATACTACGGTCACGTGTCAGAGAAAGTCGATCCTTCAACGATTAAGCTTATCGATGATTTTAGTGGACCTGTATTAGCAATTGGTCATAATGCGGAACAGCTTGCACCTTTTTCGTGGCTGGATAAAGAGTCATCCAGCCTCCTCTCTCTCCAGCAAGCTTCGATCACAAATAATAGAGATAAATCGATCGAGGATCAGGAAATTAGTCTTTTTCCTGTAACAACAAACACAGCCAGCGAAACTATCGTAGAAGTAACAGATCAGCAGCAATTCCCGCTTATTATTCAGCAGGATAAAACGATGTATGTTGCAACCAACCAGTTGTTCTCTCCTGTTTCTAATTTTTTTGCCGATGCCTTGCATGATTATTTTGATGTGGACCATCATGACGGAACACAGGTGATGCTGCGACTTGAAGATGTGAACCCTAAACTGGATGCCGATAAAGTCAGAGAAATTTTCACCTACTTAAACGAAAAGGATATCCCTTATCTCGTTTCGGTCACACCTGTCTATAAGAATCCTGAGAGCGAAGAAGAGATTCACCTATCGGAAAACGCTAAGTTAGTGGCTGTGCTTCAGGAGATGCAACAAAATGGTGCCAGTATTATCTTACACGGCTACACCGATCAATACGGGTTTGGAACAACAGGAGACGGTTTTGAATTTTGGGATAAGACAAATAATCATCCAGTCTATTTCCCTTCGGACAGCTATGAAACACTGCAATCCAAAGAGGATTTCACTACACCGGAAGCTTACCAGAACTATTTGACAGAAAGAAAAGCCTTTGAAGAAGCTTATATAAGAGAACATATTGAAAATGGTATTAACGAACTGGCAGCCAATAATCTATATCCTGTCGCCTTCGAGGCACCCCACTATGCGATGAGTCAAAATGGATACAACGTTGTCTCTGAATATTTCAATACTTATATCGGGCAAGTGCAATTATCTGATCAAGACTGGCGAATGATGACAGATGTACCTGCCGTCTCCGAACCTGATTTTTTATATGGCATGACATTACTACCGGAGACGATTCGTTATGTCCGTTATGATCAAACGGACTCGCTACAGGATATGGAAGCATTAATGAACGAGGTTTCAGTCGTTCGGGACGGTGTGATTAGTGGTTTTTACCATCCTTTTTTAGGAGTGAACGGTTTGAAAAAACTGGTCACAGCATTGGAGAGCAAATTTGGTCCAGACATAGGTTGGTTCGATTTGCGTGAGCATAATTTTTCTGTATCAATCGATGGTACAGCCATTATTTCCCGAGATCAGTACCATACTCTAATCGATAACGAAGAAACCAATCGCAAAAATTTTTTTAGTTTTACAAATGAATGGCGATGGCAGTCCACCTTATTACAAGCAGAATATTACTGGGCGATTGCTGGCCTGCTTATCATTACATTTCTCCTTTTTCTAGCATTCCGAAGAAGTAAGAGATACTTATAA
- a CDS encoding glycosyltransferase family 2 protein, translated as MTNVFILVLLLIIWSMLFYHIFLMQGGYWLYSSYQKKAEKWQRNIPYYPTVSVLIPAHNEEVVIEETLEAMSNLRYPIDKLQVLVINDNSSDRTGEICEGYHKRFPYIQVIHTKPPLGGKGKSAALNNGLEYATGEIICVYDADNTPEPDAIFWLVLGLMNDRKAGAVVGKFRVLNASKNLLTRLINIETLTFQWLAQAGRWFWFKLATIPGTNFAIRRSILDELGGWDEGALSEDTELSFRIYDLGYHIRFFPNAITWEQEPETMKVWWRQRTRWARGNLYVITKFFLHFFKMKHKRIGLDLLYFMFTYVFFFGVTIISQGLFIASFFTNLDISVGFVSLPLLIVGFLLFVIEELLALSFEKGQLTAKNIATVCLMYFTYSQMWIFLVIYAAFIELKRVILKQEVTWYKTKRFNQKDQHDRRSA; from the coding sequence ATGACAAATGTTTTTATTTTAGTATTACTGTTAATCATTTGGAGTATGTTGTTTTACCATATTTTCTTAATGCAAGGCGGCTACTGGCTGTATTCCAGTTATCAGAAGAAAGCGGAAAAATGGCAGCGAAATATCCCCTACTATCCTACTGTCAGCGTGCTGATTCCAGCGCATAATGAAGAGGTGGTAATCGAAGAGACTTTGGAAGCAATGAGTAATTTAAGATACCCGATTGATAAGTTGCAAGTACTCGTTATTAATGATAATTCCAGTGACAGAACCGGAGAAATCTGTGAGGGCTATCATAAACGTTTTCCATACATTCAGGTCATCCATACGAAGCCACCCCTCGGAGGTAAAGGTAAATCGGCAGCACTTAATAATGGTTTGGAATATGCAACAGGTGAAATTATTTGCGTCTATGATGCCGATAATACTCCGGAACCAGACGCAATCTTTTGGCTCGTACTTGGCTTAATGAATGACCGGAAAGCTGGCGCTGTAGTTGGTAAATTCCGCGTATTAAACGCGTCCAAAAACTTATTAACTCGCTTGATCAATATTGAGACGTTAACCTTTCAATGGCTAGCTCAGGCTGGCAGATGGTTTTGGTTCAAGCTGGCAACCATACCTGGTACCAATTTTGCCATCCGCCGCTCGATCTTAGATGAACTCGGTGGTTGGGATGAAGGTGCACTATCAGAGGATACCGAGCTAAGCTTCCGCATTTACGATTTAGGCTATCATATTCGATTTTTTCCTAATGCGATCACGTGGGAGCAAGAACCGGAAACAATGAAAGTATGGTGGCGACAGCGGACTCGTTGGGCACGAGGGAATCTTTATGTGATTACGAAGTTTTTCTTGCACTTTTTTAAGATGAAGCATAAACGCATTGGGTTGGATTTACTGTACTTTATGTTTACCTATGTATTCTTCTTTGGTGTAACGATTATTTCACAGGGATTGTTTATTGCTAGCTTTTTTACCAACTTGGATATTAGCGTTGGCTTTGTATCACTGCCATTACTGATTGTTGGCTTCTTATTGTTCGTTATTGAGGAACTATTAGCCTTAAGCTTTGAAAAAGGACAACTCACAGCAAAAAATATCGCTACAGTATGTCTTATGTACTTCACCTACTCACAAATGTGGATCTTTCTCGTCATCTATGCAGCCTTCATCGAATTAAAACGCGTGATTCTGAAACAGGAAGTAACCTGGTATAAAACGAAACGATTTAATCAGAAAGACCAGCATGACCGACGTTCGGCCTAG
- a CDS encoding flagellar protein FliT produces MNIVKELYRITQDIDQLLNQSIVQSNRADVLTNVQSLLDEREVLMKKLHTPVSNEDKELGQSLLLLDKQIQKRMNELFNKVKLDMKLVKKQKTSNQKYLNPYKNIANFDGTFLDKKK; encoded by the coding sequence ATGAATATTGTCAAAGAATTATACCGTATAACGCAAGATATTGATCAACTATTAAATCAATCGATTGTCCAATCAAATAGAGCTGATGTCTTAACGAATGTACAATCATTGTTGGATGAACGGGAAGTACTAATGAAAAAGTTACATACTCCTGTTTCAAATGAAGACAAAGAGTTAGGTCAATCATTGTTGCTTTTAGATAAACAAATTCAGAAGCGTATGAACGAGTTGTTTAATAAGGTTAAATTGGATATGAAGCTAGTAAAAAAACAAAAGACATCTAATCAGAAATACTTAAATCCATATAAAAATATCGCCAATTTTGATGGTACTTTTTTAGACAAGAAGAAGTAA
- a CDS encoding glycosyl hydrolase family 8, with product MRKLIIIAVVIGVVIGMMMFFQKSPMLATEAFIQRWFTNDNGTLATYILDNEEADADYVQGREALSESVGLCMVYAVEKQDVELFEEAYQMFQVHFYREDGFIPWKLTEAGVAEVTTNALVDDLRILHALYQADELWNRDEYRETADQIGRFLAVHNMSGNLLTDFYDVKYQQAADVITLSYIDPHALREMFDRGILSEQAYSAMIQVLSEAEMQNGFLAKYYDNTNQVYIYEKEVHMVDQALAAYYRVVNGDDTGKFLRFVRDELMKNGEIAGVYDSATQEAVVKYESPAVYGILIWYCLELGEQELAEELYERMVEFRDLGVFGRYFGGYSVEDGNTHLFDNLVPLIGELRFKQ from the coding sequence TTGCGGAAGTTAATAATCATAGCAGTAGTGATTGGAGTTGTGATCGGTATGATGATGTTTTTTCAAAAAAGTCCGATGCTGGCAACAGAAGCATTCATTCAACGATGGTTTACAAATGATAACGGAACACTTGCTACTTATATTTTGGATAACGAAGAAGCTGATGCAGATTATGTGCAAGGACGGGAAGCATTGTCCGAGAGCGTGGGGCTTTGTATGGTCTATGCGGTAGAAAAACAAGATGTTGAACTTTTTGAAGAAGCATACCAGATGTTTCAGGTTCATTTTTATCGGGAGGATGGATTCATTCCATGGAAGCTGACTGAAGCGGGTGTTGCGGAAGTGACAACAAATGCCCTTGTGGATGATTTGCGTATTCTTCATGCTTTATATCAGGCTGATGAGTTGTGGAATCGTGATGAATATAGGGAAACTGCTGATCAGATCGGTCGATTCTTGGCTGTACATAATATGTCCGGGAATTTGTTGACTGACTTTTATGATGTGAAATATCAGCAGGCTGCTGATGTGATCACCTTGTCATATATTGACCCACATGCATTGCGAGAAATGTTTGACAGAGGCATATTGAGTGAGCAAGCCTATTCAGCGATGATTCAGGTGTTATCTGAAGCTGAGATGCAAAATGGATTTTTAGCGAAGTATTATGATAACACGAATCAGGTTTACATTTATGAGAAGGAAGTACATATGGTGGATCAGGCACTGGCTGCTTATTATCGTGTGGTGAATGGTGATGATACTGGGAAGTTTTTGCGATTTGTTAGGGACGAGCTTATGAAGAATGGTGAGATTGCAGGTGTCTATGATTCGGCTACGCAAGAGGCTGTCGTTAAGTATGAATCGCCTGCTGTATATGGAATTTTGATTTGGTATTGTTTGGAGTTGGGTGAACAAGAATTAGCTGAAGAACTTTATGAGCGAATGGTGGAATTTCGGGATTTGGGAGTGTTTGGCAGGTATTTTGGTGGGTATTCGGTGGAGGATGGGAATACGCATTTATTTGATAATTTGGTGCCTTTAATTGGAGAGTTGCGCTTCAAACAGTAA
- a CDS encoding EAL domain-containing protein, with protein MSVTKLHDLITNEKFEHYFQALYDLKSLSPVGYEALLRTRLFKNPEILFEKASQTHRFFELEVRSIRKALIAYDSIVTGAWDEKRLLINVYPANLAQLDFPEFLDCAIQDTKIRPNQIILEINEPDIMQQIEDVHDNVKALKNKGYSLAIDDVGKGVSSLKAIVELKPDFVKMDRYFAQHLAKSSRKQEMVRSIVNYCLHTDTKFVLEGIEVPEDLAMAKSIGVSYVQGFLLARPEPLEVIQRYEGVYHENSDMVN; from the coding sequence ATGTCCGTCACAAAATTACATGATCTCATTACAAATGAGAAATTTGAGCACTATTTTCAAGCACTATACGATCTTAAATCCTTGTCCCCGGTAGGATATGAAGCATTACTGCGTACACGTTTATTTAAAAATCCAGAAATTCTGTTCGAAAAAGCAAGTCAAACGCATCGCTTTTTTGAATTGGAGGTTCGTTCGATACGAAAAGCGCTGATTGCCTATGATTCGATTGTGACAGGGGCTTGGGATGAGAAAAGGTTGTTGATTAATGTTTACCCTGCCAATTTAGCCCAGCTAGATTTCCCAGAATTTCTAGATTGTGCAATACAGGATACCAAAATAAGGCCAAATCAGATTATTTTAGAGATTAACGAACCGGATATAATGCAGCAGATTGAAGATGTCCATGACAATGTGAAGGCACTAAAGAACAAGGGCTATTCCCTTGCAATTGATGATGTTGGTAAAGGAGTATCCTCTTTAAAAGCAATTGTCGAGCTAAAACCCGATTTTGTAAAAATGGATCGCTATTTCGCACAGCATTTAGCAAAGTCCAGCCGCAAGCAGGAAATGGTGCGCTCGATCGTAAACTATTGTTTACATACTGATACAAAGTTTGTGCTGGAAGGCATAGAAGTTCCGGAAGATTTGGCGATGGCAAAATCAATTGGCGTTTCCTACGTCCAGGGCTTCTTACTGGCACGGCCAGAGCCGTTAGAAGTGATTCAGCGCTATGAGGGTGTTTATCATGAGAATAGTGATATGGTAAACTGA
- the pseI gene encoding pseudaminic acid synthase, with protein sequence MLIGDIDIDKQVFIIAELSANHGHDIQVAKDTIKAAKEVGADAIKLQTYTPDTITIDCDNEYFQIQNGTIWDGRSLYDLYKEAYTPWEWHEELMEYAKQLGLICFSSPFDLSAVDFLEDLNVPAYKIASFEIIDIPLIEYVASKNKPVIISTGIATFSEIDEAVTACKRAGNDNVILLKCTSSYPAKIEEANLLTMKNFKKTFNVEIGLSDHTLDDIVPITAVALGARVIEKHFILSKEIGGPDASFSLDKNQFRKMVSNVRDAEKSLGNVNYKLTKSKKKSREFSRSLFVTKDIKKGEDFTSNNIRSIRPGYGLKPKYLKDVLGKKASENIYKGTPLKWKYIE encoded by the coding sequence ATGTTAATAGGCGATATAGATATCGATAAACAAGTCTTTATCATAGCAGAGTTATCAGCTAATCATGGTCATGATATACAGGTTGCTAAAGATACGATTAAAGCTGCAAAAGAAGTAGGCGCAGATGCTATCAAGTTACAAACCTACACACCTGACACAATTACCATTGATTGCGATAATGAATACTTCCAAATACAAAATGGTACTATTTGGGATGGCAGGTCATTATATGATTTATACAAGGAAGCATATACACCATGGGAATGGCATGAAGAATTAATGGAATATGCAAAACAACTAGGTCTCATATGCTTCTCTAGTCCATTTGACCTTTCCGCTGTAGATTTTCTTGAGGATTTAAATGTACCAGCTTATAAAATTGCATCGTTTGAAATCATTGATATACCATTAATTGAGTATGTAGCTTCCAAAAATAAACCTGTAATAATATCCACAGGAATCGCTACTTTTTCTGAAATAGATGAAGCAGTTACGGCCTGTAAAAGAGCCGGAAATGATAATGTTATTTTGTTGAAATGTACTTCCTCTTACCCTGCAAAAATTGAAGAAGCAAATTTATTAACCATGAAGAATTTCAAAAAAACTTTTAATGTAGAGATAGGATTGTCGGATCACACGCTTGATGATATTGTACCAATAACTGCTGTTGCATTAGGGGCTAGAGTTATTGAGAAACACTTTATTTTAAGTAAAGAAATTGGCGGTCCGGATGCCAGTTTTTCCTTAGATAAAAATCAATTTAGAAAGATGGTCAGTAACGTACGTGATGCAGAAAAGTCTTTAGGAAATGTTAATTATAAATTAACTAAAAGCAAAAAGAAAAGTAGGGAATTTTCCAGATCATTATTTGTTACCAAAGATATAAAAAAAGGTGAAGACTTTACGAGTAATAACATTCGTTCAATTCGACCAGGTTATGGTTTAAAACCTAAATATCTTAAGGACGTTTTAGGAAAAAAGGCAAGTGAAAATATTTATAAAGGTACACCGTTAAAATGGAAATATATAGAATAA